The following proteins come from a genomic window of Flavivirga spongiicola:
- a CDS encoding helix-turn-helix domain-containing protein, translating into MLLRKKKKLSQSALGKIIGTSGDVIGRYERGDITPSIDVVSKIADALEVSVDYLIGKTNLLLDKDAIDRLVKISELNDENKSFILNMIDMALRDFKTKKAYAS; encoded by the coding sequence ATGTTACTTCGCAAAAAGAAAAAGCTTTCGCAGTCTGCGCTTGGTAAAATAATTGGTACTTCTGGAGATGTGATTGGAAGATATGAACGTGGGGATATTACACCTTCTATTGATGTGGTTTCTAAAATTGCGGATGCTCTGGAAGTATCTGTCGATTATTTGATTGGTAAAACTAATCTACTTCTTGATAAGGATGCTATTGATAGGCTGGTAAAGATTTCTGAACTTAATGACGAGAACAAGTCCTTTATCTTAAATATGATTGATATGGCGCTACGGGATTTTAAAACTAAAAAAGCGTACGCCTCTTAA